In one window of Candidatus Sulfuricurvum sp. RIFRC-1 DNA:
- a CDS encoding transglutaminase family protein, with protein MSLKVVLSHKTHYAFDKPINLSPHVIRLRPAPHSRTPIEAYSLNIKPDDHFINWQQDPFGNYLARIVFPEKTTELSIDVEVLAELVSINPFDFFVEEYATNFPFKYKKELKKELAPYLKVTERGKRLSEFVHSIDLTPRSINDFLVELNSKIHQYLNYTLRMEPGVQTCAVTLKGKTGSCRDFAWLFVQVLRHLGLAARFVSGYLVQLSADVASLDGPSGPVEDFTDLHAWTEVYIPGAGWIGLDATSGLFAAEGHIPLACTPNPESAAPVEGAMDKCEVEFTYSNTVTRVFESPRVTKPYRSEQWEAIDQLGYQVDKELLENDVRLTMGGEPTFVSIDDMESSEWNTEADGPHKRELANVLSRRLLKSFGKGGLLHHAQGKWYPGEPLPRWMSTIIWRKDGQAIWNNPDLLASLDQTFDYAPEDARKFLAKLCLNLGISDKNIHDAYNDPLVALLQESLLPIDIDPMKVTLKDSLERRALAESLSSGIDKPAGFVLPLNWGTTRWVTCRWEFRRSQLFLAPGTSPVGLRLPLDSLTHKPHIELEESFEPDLFGAFPSLGEYHSAVKARAEKVKKTTKKTADYEVFVRTALSIEIREQKLFIFLPPITNTEAFLDLIASIEETAEALKMAVMIEGYEPPNDLRIEKMRVTPDPGVIEVNIHPTSSWGELTGVIDTLYEEAHQSRLGTLKFMQDGKQMGTGGGNHVTIGGISPSDSPLLRNPDLLRSLITFWQHHPSLSYLFSGQFIGPTSQAPRVDEGRLENLYELEIAFNQIPEGGEVPFWLTDRLFRHMLTDLTGNTHRSEFCIDKLYSPDSSTGRLGILELRGFEMPPHAQMSLMQMLLVRTLVSLFWKKPYKHKLVRWGTQLHDKFLIEHYVREDIRDIVEFLRSEGYGFETDWFNPFFEFRFPLYGMSTIEGIHCELRGGIEPWNVLGEESSSQGTARYVDSSLERVQVRVRDFVSERYVLTCNGVRVPLVSTGIEGEYVSGVRYRAWQPWSALHPTIGVDTPLVFDIVDTWNRRSMGGFTYFIAHPGGRAYDTFPINTLEAQSRRISRYWGFGHTQGEIDEVHEPIKQDLAGEEGTSRKVLAHPKQKTFTYQELPGSLEYPHTLDLRRKWSPNAQ; from the coding sequence ATGTCGCTCAAAGTTGTCCTCTCCCATAAAACTCATTATGCCTTTGATAAACCGATCAATCTTTCTCCTCATGTGATCCGTCTCCGTCCCGCTCCCCACAGCCGTACTCCTATTGAAGCCTATTCGCTTAATATCAAACCGGATGATCATTTTATCAACTGGCAGCAAGACCCGTTCGGGAACTATCTCGCACGGATTGTTTTTCCCGAAAAAACGACTGAACTTTCCATTGATGTTGAGGTATTGGCGGAACTCGTGAGTATCAACCCGTTTGATTTTTTTGTCGAAGAGTATGCGACCAATTTTCCGTTCAAATATAAAAAGGAGCTCAAAAAAGAGCTGGCTCCCTATCTGAAAGTTACCGAAAGAGGAAAACGTCTCAGCGAGTTTGTTCACTCTATCGATTTGACTCCGCGTTCCATTAATGATTTTTTAGTAGAGTTAAACAGTAAGATTCATCAGTATCTAAACTATACCCTTAGAATGGAGCCTGGAGTTCAAACGTGTGCTGTGACACTCAAAGGTAAAACAGGTTCGTGCCGCGATTTCGCATGGCTTTTTGTGCAGGTGCTTCGTCATTTGGGTCTTGCGGCCCGCTTTGTTTCCGGGTATCTCGTTCAGCTCTCCGCCGATGTCGCCTCATTGGACGGTCCGAGCGGTCCGGTGGAAGATTTTACCGATCTGCATGCGTGGACGGAAGTTTATATCCCGGGTGCGGGGTGGATCGGTTTGGATGCGACGAGCGGTCTTTTTGCGGCAGAGGGGCATATTCCGCTGGCGTGTACCCCAAATCCTGAGAGTGCCGCTCCGGTCGAGGGGGCGATGGACAAATGTGAGGTGGAATTTACTTATTCCAACACCGTCACGAGAGTCTTTGAATCTCCCCGCGTAACGAAGCCATATCGTAGCGAGCAGTGGGAAGCAATCGATCAACTGGGGTATCAAGTCGATAAAGAGTTGCTGGAGAATGATGTTCGCCTTACGATGGGGGGAGAACCGACATTCGTCTCTATCGATGATATGGAATCATCCGAATGGAATACCGAAGCGGACGGTCCTCATAAACGGGAGTTGGCCAATGTCCTCTCCCGCAGATTGCTCAAAAGTTTCGGCAAAGGGGGATTGCTCCACCACGCTCAGGGGAAATGGTATCCGGGTGAGCCGTTGCCTCGTTGGATGTCTACGATTATTTGGCGTAAAGACGGTCAAGCGATTTGGAACAACCCTGATCTATTGGCGAGTTTGGATCAAACCTTCGATTACGCTCCTGAAGATGCGCGGAAATTTTTAGCCAAACTTTGTCTGAATCTGGGGATCAGCGATAAAAATATCCATGATGCCTATAACGATCCCCTTGTTGCACTTCTCCAAGAATCATTGTTGCCGATCGATATCGATCCGATGAAAGTGACGTTAAAAGATTCATTGGAACGCCGTGCCTTGGCAGAGAGCCTCTCAAGCGGGATTGATAAACCGGCAGGATTTGTATTGCCTCTGAATTGGGGAACAACACGCTGGGTAACGTGCCGATGGGAATTCCGACGCTCACAGCTTTTTCTTGCACCGGGTACTTCGCCTGTCGGGCTTCGTCTTCCTCTCGATTCATTGACCCATAAACCGCATATAGAGCTGGAAGAAAGTTTTGAACCTGATCTCTTTGGGGCTTTCCCTTCGTTAGGTGAATATCACAGTGCGGTAAAAGCACGTGCGGAGAAAGTGAAGAAAACGACTAAAAAAACTGCCGATTACGAGGTCTTTGTCCGTACGGCACTCAGTATTGAGATACGCGAGCAAAAACTTTTTATTTTCCTCCCTCCGATTACCAATACCGAAGCCTTTTTGGATCTGATCGCTTCGATTGAGGAGACGGCGGAAGCACTGAAAATGGCGGTGATGATCGAGGGGTATGAACCACCGAACGATCTGCGGATCGAGAAGATGCGTGTCACTCCCGATCCGGGGGTTATCGAGGTCAATATCCATCCGACGTCGAGTTGGGGCGAACTCACCGGAGTGATTGATACACTCTATGAAGAGGCGCATCAATCACGCTTGGGAACATTGAAGTTTATGCAAGACGGTAAACAGATGGGAACGGGGGGCGGAAATCACGTCACGATCGGTGGTATCAGCCCGAGTGACAGCCCGTTGCTCCGTAATCCTGATCTTTTACGCTCCCTCATTACGTTTTGGCAGCACCATCCGAGTTTGTCGTATCTTTTCTCAGGTCAGTTTATTGGTCCCACCTCTCAGGCACCGCGTGTCGATGAGGGGCGGTTGGAAAATCTTTACGAACTTGAGATTGCGTTTAATCAAATCCCTGAGGGTGGTGAAGTACCGTTTTGGCTTACCGATCGACTCTTCCGTCATATGCTCACCGATTTGACCGGAAATACCCATCGAAGCGAGTTTTGTATCGATAAACTCTATTCACCTGATTCTTCGACGGGGCGGTTGGGGATTTTGGAACTTCGCGGATTTGAGATGCCGCCGCACGCGCAGATGTCGCTGATGCAGATGTTACTGGTCCGTACACTCGTTTCACTCTTTTGGAAAAAACCGTACAAACACAAGTTGGTACGCTGGGGGACACAGCTGCACGATAAATTTTTGATCGAACATTATGTTCGTGAAGACATTCGTGACATTGTGGAGTTTTTGCGCTCCGAGGGGTATGGATTTGAAACCGACTGGTTTAATCCGTTTTTTGAATTTCGATTTCCGCTTTATGGGATGAGTACGATCGAGGGGATTCATTGTGAACTGCGTGGAGGTATCGAGCCGTGGAACGTATTGGGAGAAGAATCGAGCTCGCAGGGGACCGCCCGTTATGTCGATTCATCGCTGGAGCGGGTACAGGTACGGGTACGTGATTTCGTGAGTGAGCGTTATGTCCTCACCTGCAACGGGGTACGCGTTCCTCTCGTCTCTACGGGGATTGAGGGGGAATACGTCTCCGGGGTGCGCTACCGTGCATGGCAGCCGTGGTCGGCACTCCATCCGACCATCGGGGTTGATACGCCGCTTGTGTTTGACATCGTTGATACGTGGAACCGCAGATCGATGGGAGGATTCACCTATTTTATCGCCCATCCGGGTGGACGCGCGTACGATACTTTCCCGATCAATACCCTAGAAGCGCAATCACGCCGTATCAGCCGCTATTGGGGATTTGGCCATACTCAAGGGGAGATAGACGAGGTACACGAGCCGATCAAACAGGACCTCGCAGGCGAAGAGGGGACTTCACGCAAAGTATTAGCCCATCCGAAACAAAAAACGTTTACGTATCAGGAATTGCCGGGATCACTGGAATACCCGCATACCCTCGATCTGCGCCGAAAATGGAGCCCTAATGCACAATAA
- a CDS encoding MBL fold metallo-hydrolase → MESIEFLGTGGTRTPTQGTTCLRVSEHCVIDAGNIINTFGDNIFTIEHIFLTHSHLDHIIDIPFLADLFVTQKSISLKIYGLKATLDDLRQFIFNHRVWPNFEEITLIGHTDKTIELIELDLEHPYPIDDVILTPFKTNHTEGSCGYIIEKNSSALLFTADTYQCDRIWELLEERPNIHTLITEVSFPSSFAKLAHDSKHLTPALLADEIKKCKRDNFSLYVMHLKALFMGTIIEELNALQLLRNGGKVLIDGDLINYTHP, encoded by the coding sequence ATGGAAAGCATCGAATTTTTAGGAACCGGCGGCACCCGAACCCCCACACAGGGAACGACATGTTTACGCGTCAGCGAACATTGTGTCATTGATGCCGGAAACATCATTAATACGTTTGGCGATAATATCTTTACGATAGAGCATATTTTTCTCACCCATTCGCATCTTGATCATATTATCGATATCCCTTTTCTCGCCGATCTTTTTGTCACCCAGAAAAGTATCTCTCTCAAAATTTATGGACTCAAAGCAACGCTCGATGATCTGCGCCAATTTATTTTCAATCACCGTGTTTGGCCCAATTTCGAAGAAATTACCCTCATCGGACATACCGATAAAACCATAGAACTCATCGAACTTGATCTCGAACACCCTTATCCCATCGATGATGTCATCCTCACCCCTTTTAAAACCAACCATACCGAAGGGAGCTGTGGTTACATCATCGAAAAAAATAGCTCCGCTCTTTTATTTACTGCCGATACCTATCAATGCGATCGAATCTGGGAACTTCTCGAAGAGCGTCCCAATATTCATACCCTCATCACAGAAGTATCCTTTCCTTCCAGCTTTGCCAAACTGGCACATGACAGTAAACACCTTACACCGGCACTTCTTGCAGACGAAATAAAAAAATGCAAAAGGGATAATTTTTCCCTCTATGTTATGCACCTCAAAGCCTTGTTTATGGGAACAATCATAGAAGAGTTAAACGCTCTGCAACTTCTCCGAAATGGTGGGAAAGTTCTCATTGATGGGGACCTCATAAATTACACTCACCCCTAA
- a CDS encoding alkylphosphonate utilization protein has translation MSIEERSGNICELCGASEGLSSFEVAPSDGTVDQSIHLCETCKSQIENPQNLDSDHWRCLSDSMWSQVPAVQVMAYRLLSALGDQDQLDMMYLEDDVKAWAQAGMLNTASSDEGGPVVQRDSNGTILAEGDTVTLIKDLEVKGAGFTAKRGTIVKNIRLTDDARFIEGKINGSTIVLVAAFMKKSN, from the coding sequence ATGAGTATTGAAGAACGAAGCGGAAATATTTGCGAATTATGCGGTGCGAGTGAGGGATTAAGTTCTTTTGAAGTTGCACCGAGCGATGGAACAGTGGATCAATCAATCCACCTCTGCGAAACCTGTAAAAGCCAAATCGAGAATCCTCAAAACCTCGACAGCGATCACTGGCGCTGTCTCTCTGACAGTATGTGGAGTCAAGTTCCGGCCGTACAGGTAATGGCGTATCGTCTTCTCAGCGCTTTGGGCGATCAAGATCAACTCGACATGATGTATCTCGAAGACGATGTCAAAGCATGGGCGCAGGCAGGAATGTTGAATACAGCCTCTAGTGATGAAGGCGGGCCGGTCGTACAACGCGACAGCAACGGAACGATCCTCGCCGAAGGTGATACCGTAACGCTCATCAAAGACCTCGAAGTCAAAGGGGCAGGATTCACCGCAAAACGGGGAACCATCGTTAAAAATATCCGTCTTACCGATGATGCACGATTCATCGAGGGAAAAATCAACGGCAGCACAATCGTTCTCGTTGCCGCATTTATGAAAAAGTCCAATTAA
- a CDS encoding HD-GYP domain-containing protein: MDYKNISQQVVNVHEQLRLEWPHLKHIAIGFYEAETDELHLFTNPAGTGSTLVQYKRPLSLFPAVESTAKNKTPEIIDELSLFSDIDDPSGHIINTYFRSSFTVPMSQQNGQLLGFIFFDASEREFFTKPIRDHLTVYTRLIGSMIMSSILPLKMLQAAVVMTQKMTRFKDEETANHIARVAHYSRMIAESLAKTHNLSEEFINYILLYAPLHDIGKVGIPDHILLKPGRLDADEYSIMQTHVLKGVEIIDILLSSFDLSDYDHTQMLRNITGYHHERLNGTGYPYNLKGLEIPIESRIVAVADVFDAMSNPRPYHKGRSIEETFDYLHSKSGVLFDPDCIQALLERKEEVYEIRKVFLPDTYPL, encoded by the coding sequence ATGGACTATAAAAATATTAGTCAGCAAGTTGTTAATGTTCATGAACAGTTAAGACTGGAATGGCCTCATCTCAAACACATCGCTATCGGATTTTACGAAGCTGAAACGGATGAATTGCATCTGTTTACCAATCCCGCTGGAACGGGTTCAACCCTTGTACAATATAAACGTCCGCTTTCTCTTTTTCCGGCCGTTGAATCCACCGCAAAAAATAAAACACCGGAAATCATCGATGAACTATCGCTTTTTAGCGATATCGATGATCCATCCGGTCATATTATTAATACCTATTTTCGTTCCAGTTTTACCGTTCCGATGTCTCAGCAAAACGGCCAATTATTAGGATTTATTTTTTTTGATGCAAGTGAAAGAGAATTTTTCACCAAACCGATACGCGATCATCTCACCGTCTATACTAGGCTGATCGGCTCTATGATCATGTCGAGTATTTTACCGCTTAAAATGCTTCAGGCCGCCGTTGTTATGACCCAGAAAATGACCCGATTTAAAGATGAAGAAACGGCCAATCATATTGCGAGAGTTGCCCATTATTCCCGTATGATCGCAGAGTCTTTGGCTAAAACCCATAATCTCAGTGAGGAATTCATCAACTATATTTTACTCTATGCACCCCTTCACGATATCGGAAAAGTGGGAATCCCCGATCATATCTTGCTCAAACCGGGACGGCTTGACGCTGATGAATATTCAATCATGCAAACACATGTGCTCAAAGGGGTAGAAATTATCGACATACTCCTCTCCAGTTTCGATTTAAGTGATTATGATCATACACAGATGCTACGCAACATTACAGGCTATCACCATGAGCGCCTAAACGGAACCGGCTACCCCTACAACCTGAAAGGTTTAGAAATTCCGATTGAGAGTCGCATTGTGGCGGTCGCAGATGTATTTGACGCGATGAGCAATCCTCGTCCCTACCATAAGGGACGAAGTATTGAAGAGACCTTTGATTATTTACACTCTAAGTCCGGAGTCCTTTTTGATCCTGACTGCATACAAGCCCTTCTTGAGCGTAAAGAAGAAGTGTATGAAATCAGAAAAGTATTTCTTCCCGACACCTATCCTCTTTAA
- a CDS encoding ParA family protein, whose translation MNITIVNFKGGVGKSMIAHQLISGFGFHGCEIDPYGSLSDRLPERVERVDIQQKSIQQPDKETIFDFGGFDDIKLDQAISYSDLIIIPFIPTLETIQGTVDTLVRVSSANKPILMVPNMSQKENDINDAKFVFEETLGFEIEMFPIPMSVALQTAINENRSIIDLSQQGGIKAYAYKKSSNLIRDLHEKIREYENV comes from the coding sequence ATGAATATAACGATTGTCAATTTTAAAGGGGGAGTGGGTAAATCGATGATCGCCCACCAGCTTATCTCAGGATTCGGCTTTCACGGGTGTGAGATCGATCCTTACGGTTCACTCTCGGATCGGTTGCCGGAGAGGGTTGAGCGTGTTGATATTCAGCAAAAATCGATTCAACAGCCGGACAAAGAGACGATTTTTGATTTCGGAGGGTTTGATGATATCAAACTCGATCAGGCGATCAGCTATTCGGATCTGATCATTATCCCGTTTATCCCGACACTGGAGACGATACAGGGGACGGTGGATACGCTTGTGCGTGTCTCATCAGCGAACAAACCGATTTTGATGGTGCCGAACATGAGTCAAAAAGAGAACGATATCAATGATGCAAAATTTGTATTTGAAGAGACGTTGGGGTTTGAGATTGAGATGTTTCCGATTCCGATGAGTGTAGCCTTGCAAACGGCGATCAATGAAAACCGCTCGATCATCGATCTTTCACAGCAGGGGGGAATCAAAGCCTATGCGTATAAAAAAAGTTCCAATCTAATTCGAGATCTGCATGAAAAAATTCGAGAATACGAAAACGTATAA